The Metamycoplasma gateae genome window below encodes:
- the tsf gene encoding translation elongation factor Ts, translating into MSVDLKKIKELRERTNLGFLDVKNALEANDNDVEKSIDWLQEKGILKAAKKAGRIAAEGIVRAVVKENTAVIFELNSETDFVSKNELFIDLANKISEALFNNDFASQEELLAIKIDGVSIEDHTSLLTAKIGEKISLRRALKFSAGENQVVAAYTHANNRVATIILGEGSNQEALRNVSMHITALNPSHLSEKCLCQIELKEIHDRLDANPALANKPEKIQESIKAGLLKKELNEKGVLLYQPFVMDDSKTVGQYLSDSKLVLVDAKRFEVGEGIEKKTVDFAAEVAEQMAK; encoded by the coding sequence ATGTCAGTAGATTTGAAAAAAATTAAAGAATTAAGAGAAAGAACAAACTTAGGTTTTTTAGACGTTAAAAATGCTTTAGAAGCAAATGATAACGACGTTGAAAAATCAATTGATTGATTACAAGAAAAAGGTATTTTAAAAGCCGCTAAGAAAGCAGGAAGAATTGCTGCCGAAGGTATTGTTAGAGCAGTTGTAAAAGAAAACACAGCAGTTATTTTTGAACTTAATTCAGAAACAGATTTTGTTTCAAAAAATGAATTATTCATTGATCTTGCAAACAAAATTTCTGAAGCATTATTTAATAATGATTTTGCAAGTCAAGAAGAATTATTAGCTATTAAAATTGATGGTGTTTCAATCGAAGATCACACAAGTTTATTAACAGCAAAAATTGGTGAAAAAATTTCTTTAAGAAGAGCACTAAAATTCAGTGCTGGTGAAAATCAAGTTGTTGCTGCGTATACACATGCCAACAATAGAGTTGCAACAATTATTTTAGGAGAAGGATCAAATCAAGAAGCCTTAAGAAATGTTTCAATGCACATTACAGCTTTAAATCCATCTCATTTAAGTGAAAAATGCTTATGCCAAATTGAATTAAAAGAAATTCATGACAGATTAGATGCTAATCCAGCTCTTGCAAATAAACCTGAAAAAATTCAAGAATCTATTAAAGCAGGATTACTTAAAAAAGAACTTAATGAAAAAGGTGTTTTATTATACCAACCATTTGTAATGGATGATAGTAAAACGGTTGGTCAATATTTATCAGATTCAAAACTAGTTTTAGTAGATGCTAAAAGATTTGAAGTTGGTGAAGGTATTGAGAAAAAAACAGTTGATTTTGCAGCTGAAGTTGCAGAACAAATGGCCAAATAA
- the rpsB gene encoding 30S ribosomal protein S2, which translates to MSEQKVVEQKQVSSEPVIVSREKLLEAGTYFGHRVSRWNPKMKQYIYGKRSGIHIIDIAKTQKTLEYAYKLLNKMAQKPISFIWVGTKKQAKAAIESAAARTNSVYVSERWLGGTLTNSQTIFRSVKELERLEELQKNGYKGYTKKEGLLNDKKIAKLQKNLGGIRKLANRSQMPQVMIVASPIEDEIAIREAKRKGLKVFAIHDTNSNPDLVDFVIPANDDSAKSLTLIITILADAIASARGEAQLFAYKSNEEIVLPEDPRSVENKEKRFSRNTESRSQESK; encoded by the coding sequence ATGTCAGAACAAAAAGTAGTTGAACAAAAACAAGTTTCATCTGAACCTGTTATTGTTTCAAGAGAAAAATTATTAGAAGCTGGAACATACTTTGGTCACAGAGTAAGCCGTTGAAATCCAAAAATGAAACAATACATTTATGGAAAGAGATCAGGAATTCATATTATTGATATTGCTAAAACTCAAAAAACATTAGAGTATGCATACAAGCTATTAAATAAAATGGCTCAAAAACCAATCTCATTTATTTGAGTAGGTACAAAAAAACAAGCTAAAGCAGCTATTGAATCAGCAGCAGCAAGAACAAATTCGGTTTATGTTTCTGAACGTTGATTAGGTGGAACATTAACAAACTCACAAACAATTTTTAGAAGTGTTAAAGAGTTAGAAAGATTAGAAGAATTACAAAAAAATGGATACAAAGGGTACACCAAAAAAGAAGGTCTTCTAAATGATAAAAAGATTGCTAAATTACAAAAAAACTTAGGTGGTATTAGAAAATTAGCTAACAGATCACAAATGCCTCAAGTTATGATCGTTGCATCTCCTATTGAAGATGAAATTGCAATTAGAGAAGCAAAAAGAAAAGGATTAAAAGTTTTTGCTATCCACGATACAAACTCAAACCCAGACTTAGTAGATTTTGTTATTCCAGCAAATGATGATTCAGCAAAATCATTAACATTAATTATTACAATCTTAGCTGATGCTATTGCTTCAGCAAGAGGTGAAGCTCAATTATTTGCTTATAAATCAAATGAAGAAATAGTTCTTCCAGAAGACCCAAGATCTGTTGAAAACAAAGAAAAAAGATTTTCAAGAAATACAGAATCAAGAAGTCAAGAAAGTAAATAA
- the arcA gene encoding arginine deiminase gives MSVFDSKFKGIHVYSEIGELESVLVHEPGREIDYITPARLDELLFSAILESHDARKEHKLFVSELKANDINVVELTDLVTETYDLASQEAKDNLIEEFLEDSEPVLTEELKSVVRTYLKSIKSTRELIQMMMAGITKYDLGIEADHELIVDPMPNLYFTRDPFASVGNGVTIHYMRYKVRQRETLFSRFVFSNHPKLVNTPWYYDPSLKLSIEGGDVFIYNNNTLVVGVSERTDLETVTLLAKNIVANKECEFKRIVAINVPKWTNLMHLDTWLTMLDKDKFLYSPIANDVFKFWDYDLVNGGEEPQPVENGLPLEGLLESIINKKPILIPIAGEGASQIDIERETHFDGTNYLAIRPGVVIGYSRNEKTNAALEAAGIKVLPFHGNQLSLGMGNARCMSMPLSRKDVKW, from the coding sequence ATGTCTGTATTTGACAGTAAATTTAAAGGAATTCACGTTTACTCAGAAATCGGTGAATTAGAATCAGTTTTAGTTCACGAACCAGGACGTGAAATTGACTACATTACACCAGCTAGATTAGATGAATTATTATTCTCAGCTATCTTAGAAAGCCACGATGCAAGAAAAGAACACAAATTATTTGTTTCTGAATTAAAAGCAAACGACATTAATGTTGTTGAATTAACAGATTTAGTTACTGAAACATATGATTTAGCATCACAAGAAGCTAAAGATAACTTAATTGAAGAATTTTTAGAAGATTCAGAACCTGTTTTAACAGAAGAACTAAAATCAGTTGTAAGAACATACTTAAAATCAATCAAATCAACAAGAGAATTAATTCAAATGATGATGGCAGGTATTACTAAGTATGACTTAGGTATTGAAGCAGACCACGAATTAATCGTTGACCCAATGCCAAACCTATACTTTACACGTGACCCATTTGCATCAGTAGGTAATGGTGTAACAATTCACTACATGCGTTACAAAGTTAGACAACGTGAAACATTATTCTCAAGATTTGTATTCTCAAATCACCCTAAACTAGTTAACACACCATGATACTACGACCCTTCATTAAAATTATCAATCGAAGGTGGAGACGTATTTATCTACAACAACAATACACTAGTAGTTGGTGTTTCAGAAAGAACAGACTTAGAAACAGTTACTTTATTAGCTAAAAATATCGTTGCTAACAAAGAATGTGAATTCAAACGTATTGTTGCAATTAATGTTCCAAAATGAACAAACTTAATGCACCTAGACACATGACTAACAATGTTAGACAAAGATAAATTCTTGTACTCACCAATTGCTAATGACGTATTTAAATTCTGAGACTATGATTTAGTAAACGGTGGAGAAGAACCACAACCAGTTGAAAATGGTTTACCTCTAGAAGGATTATTAGAATCAATTATTAACAAAAAACCTATCTTAATTCCTATTGCTGGAGAAGGTGCTTCACAAATCGATATCGAAAGAGAAACACACTTTGATGGTACAAACTATTTAGCAATTAGACCAGGTGTTGTAATTGGTTACTCACGTAACGAAAAAACAAACGCTGCTTTAGAAGCTGCTGGTATTAAAGTGCTTCCATTCCACGGTAACCAATTATCATTAGGTATGGGAAATGCTCGTTGTATGTCAATGCCTTTATCACGTAAAGATGTTAAGTGATAG
- the rpoE gene encoding DNA-directed RNA polymerase subunit delta, with translation MEKNEYKTLLDVAEEILKDKQSLDFYTLFNSIQEILLERWRNEAIENTSDEQILLKKRGELYRLLTIDGKFFHNADGTWTTIRPDFKN, from the coding sequence ATGGAAAAAAACGAATACAAAACATTACTTGATGTAGCAGAAGAAATATTAAAAGATAAACAAAGCTTAGATTTTTATACATTATTTAATTCAATTCAAGAAATTTTATTAGAAAGATGAAGAAATGAAGCTATTGAAAATACTTCTGATGAACAAATATTATTAAAAAAACGTGGTGAACTATATAGATTATTAACAATTGATGGCAAATTCTTTCACAATGCTGATGGAACATGAACAACAATAAGACCTGATTTTAAAAACTAG
- a CDS encoding class II fructose-bisphosphate aldolase: MLVNAKQILNTAYKNKNVVFHININNLEWTKFVLLAAKETNKPIILGVSPSAAKYFGGYNVCYNLVSSLIQDLEIQTPVCLHLDHGNFDDCIKAIDANFPSVMFDGSKLPFEQNLALSKQIYEICNKKNISLECEIGRIGGVEDNVVSNVVYTKIEEALEFKKIGIDMLAVGIGNIHGEYPTDWKGINFDLLNQLNKKLKMPLVLHGGSGISKDDIKKCTELGIAKININTELQIENAKALEEFIKNNDIMNNKNYNPRNLYKKANESIFNKTKEILNQF, from the coding sequence ATGTTAGTAAACGCAAAACAAATATTAAATACAGCATATAAAAATAAAAATGTTGTTTTTCATATCAATATTAATAATCTAGAATGAACAAAATTTGTTTTATTAGCCGCAAAAGAAACGAATAAACCTATAATCCTTGGTGTAAGTCCATCAGCTGCTAAATATTTTGGAGGTTATAATGTTTGTTATAACCTTGTTTCCTCGTTAATTCAAGATTTAGAAATTCAAACTCCAGTTTGCCTACACTTAGATCATGGTAATTTTGACGATTGCATAAAAGCAATTGACGCAAATTTTCCATCAGTAATGTTTGACGGAAGCAAATTGCCTTTTGAGCAAAATTTAGCATTATCAAAACAAATATATGAAATATGCAATAAAAAAAATATTTCATTAGAATGTGAGATAGGAAGAATCGGTGGTGTTGAAGATAATGTTGTAAGTAATGTAGTTTATACCAAAATAGAAGAAGCTTTAGAATTTAAAAAAATAGGAATTGATATGCTTGCTGTTGGAATTGGTAATATTCATGGTGAATATCCAACCGATTGAAAGGGTATAAATTTTGATCTTTTAAATCAATTAAATAAAAAATTAAAAATGCCTTTGGTATTGCACGGGGGTTCTGGTATTTCTAAAGATGATATTAAAAAATGTACAGAGTTAGGAATTGCAAAAATTAATATCAACACCGAATTACAAATTGAGAATGCAAAGGCCTTAGAAGAATTTATAAAAAATAATGACATAATGAATAACAAAAACTACAACCCAAGAAATCTATACAAAAAAGCTAACGAAAGTATTTTTAATAAAACAAAAGAAATATTAAATCAATTTTAA
- the argS gene encoding arginine--tRNA ligase: protein MKTAKEIIISSIEEALEKLKISKNVVLTEAKNYGDYSSNIALTLQKELGKKAIEIAQDIVRNIDLNKYQQISEIQVAEPGFINFWVSNSVLSDTVNLINQLGNKYGSLPKENKGKINVEFVSANPTGYLHIGHARNAAIGATLCNILEKAGHEVIREYLVNDYGNQMNKLAISIFSRYQQIFNPEYELPEDAYRGGDIVEFAQAFYEEYKEQYKNVEYTEQVEAFFREFGRNFALKNIEKDLKKFGVWFDLYTSEKAQYEKDLVWPAIRRLKTTYVKDGATWLQTTKGGKDDKDRVIIKGNGDSTYLCADIAYHEQKFRQLEDPEKGMIIDIWGADHSGYVERVKFAFEDLGCRREQLEIILFQLIRVMKDGKEIKMSKRLGTSLTLRELMDEVGKDAIRFFLIERSYNSKIDFDIKKVTSADETNSMYIIKYAHARCVQLLEKFDYTNPKATNLDDEFSQKLVAELKEYPDLISTISKTYKVNLLPPYLLKLASAFNSFYSNIKVMNSENQESYVALVNAVKTVLADAMKLMDLDIPNKM, encoded by the coding sequence ATGAAGACGGCAAAAGAAATTATTATAAGCTCAATAGAAGAAGCTTTAGAAAAATTAAAAATAAGTAAAAATGTAGTATTGACAGAGGCAAAAAACTACGGAGATTATTCTTCAAATATTGCTTTAACTTTACAAAAGGAACTAGGCAAAAAAGCAATTGAAATAGCACAAGATATTGTAAGAAATATTGATTTAAATAAGTATCAACAAATTAGTGAAATTCAGGTAGCTGAACCTGGATTCATCAATTTCTGAGTTTCAAATTCGGTGTTATCTGATACTGTAAATTTAATTAATCAGTTAGGAAATAAATACGGAAGTCTTCCAAAAGAAAATAAAGGTAAAATAAATGTAGAATTTGTTTCAGCAAATCCTACAGGTTATTTACATATTGGACACGCAAGAAATGCTGCTATAGGTGCAACATTATGTAATATTTTAGAAAAAGCCGGACATGAAGTTATTAGAGAATATCTTGTAAATGATTATGGAAATCAAATGAATAAATTAGCTATTTCAATTTTTTCAAGATATCAACAAATTTTTAATCCAGAATATGAATTACCAGAAGATGCATATCGTGGTGGAGACATAGTTGAATTTGCTCAAGCATTTTATGAAGAATATAAGGAACAATATAAGAATGTAGAATATACAGAACAAGTCGAAGCATTCTTTAGAGAATTTGGTAGAAATTTTGCTTTGAAAAACATTGAAAAAGATTTAAAGAAATTCGGTGTTTGGTTTGATTTATATACATCTGAAAAAGCTCAATATGAAAAAGATTTGGTGTGACCAGCTATAAGAAGATTAAAAACAACTTATGTAAAAGATGGTGCAACATGACTACAAACCACAAAAGGTGGGAAAGACGATAAAGATAGAGTTATCATTAAAGGGAATGGAGATTCTACATATTTATGTGCAGATATTGCATATCATGAACAAAAATTTAGACAGTTAGAAGATCCTGAAAAAGGGATGATTATTGATATTTGAGGTGCAGATCACTCAGGATATGTTGAACGTGTTAAATTTGCATTTGAAGATTTAGGATGTAGAAGAGAACAACTTGAGATAATCTTATTTCAATTAATTAGAGTTATGAAGGATGGAAAAGAAATTAAAATGTCTAAACGTTTAGGCACATCATTAACTTTAAGAGAATTAATGGACGAAGTTGGTAAGGATGCTATTAGATTTTTCTTAATTGAAAGATCATACAATTCAAAAATTGATTTTGATATTAAAAAAGTTACAAGCGCTGACGAAACAAACTCAATGTATATAATAAAATATGCTCATGCTCGTTGTGTTCAATTACTTGAAAAATTTGATTATACAAATCCAAAAGCTACAAACTTAGATGATGAATTTTCTCAAAAATTAGTTGCAGAACTTAAAGAATACCCAGATTTAATTAGCACAATTTCAAAAACATACAAGGTTAATTTATTACCTCCATATTTATTAAAATTAGCTAGTGCATTCAATTCATTTTATTCAAATATAAAAGTAATGAATTCAGAAAACCAAGAAAGTTATGTGGCCTTAGTAAATGCAGTTAAAACAGTTTTAGCTGACGCAATGAAATTAATGGACTTAGACATTCCAAATAAAATGTAG
- a CDS encoding DnaB-like helicase C-terminal domain-containing protein has protein sequence MENPKASTLGYHWLDNQLKNPEKYLLNYENSLPTNIKGLDSVLHGLIEGQLYILAARPAEGKTTLVLNIILRTLKNLKDNEIVIFLSLEMSATEILSRILKIVNSYNIGMDIKELAAKKRLLIIDYSHSNVKNIKKIIEEEQKNKIVKSIFIDHLQLLETDNPNLPRYEKMTQITRELKIVARETHTNVFAISQLSRDVERRTQRDSNTEIQLSDLRDSGSIEQDADVVLFLYKPKMRNDKNGYKVENTNQYVIQIGKNRNGPTTSISCLLFQKNCLFKFKEDFPIKQIKENNKNDYEKQNYVADDENDGLAWE, from the coding sequence ATGGAAAACCCGAAAGCTAGTACACTAGGCTACCATTGATTAGATAACCAACTTAAAAATCCAGAAAAGTATTTACTTAATTACGAAAACTCATTGCCAACAAACATAAAAGGTTTAGACTCCGTTTTGCACGGCTTAATAGAAGGACAACTATATATCCTTGCAGCTCGGCCTGCAGAAGGGAAAACAACGCTAGTTCTTAATATTATTTTACGAACTTTAAAAAATCTAAAAGATAATGAAATAGTTATTTTTCTTTCATTAGAAATGTCAGCAACAGAAATACTTAGCAGAATTCTTAAAATAGTTAATAGTTACAATATTGGAATGGATATAAAAGAATTAGCTGCTAAAAAGAGACTATTAATCATAGATTATTCTCATTCAAATGTAAAAAATATTAAAAAAATAATCGAAGAAGAGCAAAAAAATAAAATAGTTAAATCTATTTTTATAGATCATTTACAGCTCTTAGAAACCGATAATCCTAACTTACCTAGATATGAAAAGATGACACAAATCACAAGAGAATTAAAAATTGTTGCAAGAGAAACACATACAAATGTTTTCGCTATTTCTCAACTTAGTCGTGATGTAGAAAGAAGAACACAACGTGATTCTAATACAGAAATACAATTATCAGACTTAAGAGATTCTGGGTCAATTGAACAAGATGCTGATGTCGTTCTATTTCTTTACAAGCCAAAAATGAGAAATGATAAAAATGGATACAAGGTAGAAAATACTAATCAGTATGTAATACAAATAGGAAAAAATAGGAATGGACCAACTACTTCTATTAGCTGTTTATTATTTCAAAAAAACTGTTTATTTAAATTTAAAGAAGATTTTCCAATAAAACAAATAAAGGAAAATAATAAAAATGATTATGAAAAACAAAATTATGTTGCAGATGATGAAAACGACGGCTTAGCATGGGAGTAA
- a CDS encoding DNA polymerase beta superfamily protein → MNKEIDDFIASETFKNLTKNIQIDGIFLGGSRYFGVNSENSDYDLIIVNSTFKKNWRFYLEEQGKKIDLFFVPDLRAELDNKVFELVKLYILLRPGNSDILKKFESEKPYTKKKIINLIKKYFLDYLSNFETKPYRKLDYHLCMTNMLMHDREIDIENIKKLKNTRKKNEWSKKQILELKKLIEGD, encoded by the coding sequence ATGAATAAAGAAATTGACGACTTTATTGCTTCCGAGACTTTTAAGAATCTGACTAAAAATATACAGATTGATGGTATTTTTTTAGGGGGATCTCGATATTTTGGTGTTAATTCTGAAAATTCTGATTATGATTTGATAATTGTTAACTCAACATTTAAAAAAAATTGACGATTCTATTTAGAAGAACAAGGGAAAAAAATAGATTTATTTTTTGTGCCAGATTTAAGAGCTGAACTAGATAACAAGGTTTTTGAACTAGTAAAATTATATATTTTACTACGTCCAGGCAATTCTGACATTCTAAAAAAATTTGAATCCGAAAAACCTTATACTAAAAAAAAGATTATTAATTTAATAAAAAAATATTTTTTAGATTATTTAAGCAATTTTGAAACAAAACCTTATAGAAAACTAGATTACCATTTATGTATGACAAATATGCTAATGCATGATCGAGAAATAGATATAGAAAATATTAAAAAACTAAAAAATACAAGAAAGAAAAATGAATGGTCTAAAAAACAAATTTTAGAACTAAAAAAATTAATAGAAGGAGATTAA
- a CDS encoding tyrosine-type recombinase/integrase: MSMKEKIQIFLTQNYPNPNTRKIAAIALKRIEHLNKIDINKINEIYNNIPKSVLSNSSKNTELAFIKKFIKVLGTANNTFYNEHQLIKFENDSKPKATFTATELDLILKELQEFNNREFELIFKLLLHNGCRLGEFVKIPWNEMKKYNFEYSFKASKNGNYRSIFVPEELQPILEEVKITYVYKSIQNLFKNFEIFFKSKHPDFKKRITAHILRAQLITNMHMRGLNLGEIQCATGHVNQAVISSRYIKTNSNYHKQLLEIGNMDPLEALDVQKMKSEIKTLTQQISVLKIDFISKDNLIKEQQEIINKYKNLYGELQE; this comes from the coding sequence ATGTCAATGAAAGAAAAAATTCAAATTTTTCTAACCCAAAATTATCCTAATCCAAATACTAGAAAAATAGCTGCAATTGCATTAAAAAGAATAGAACATTTGAACAAAATTGATATAAATAAAATAAATGAAATTTATAATAACATTCCTAAGTCAGTTCTTTCTAATTCGAGCAAAAATACTGAGCTTGCATTTATTAAAAAATTTATAAAAGTATTAGGCACTGCAAATAATACTTTCTATAATGAACACCAATTGATTAAATTTGAAAATGATTCGAAGCCCAAGGCAACATTCACAGCCACAGAACTTGATTTAATACTAAAGGAACTACAAGAGTTTAATAATCGTGAATTTGAGCTTATCTTTAAATTATTATTGCACAATGGTTGTCGTTTAGGAGAATTTGTTAAAATCCCATGAAACGAAATGAAAAAGTATAATTTTGAATATTCTTTTAAAGCTTCGAAAAACGGAAACTATAGATCTATTTTTGTTCCAGAAGAGCTACAACCAATTTTAGAAGAAGTAAAAATAACGTACGTTTACAAAAGCATTCAAAACTTATTTAAAAATTTTGAAATTTTCTTCAAATCAAAACACCCTGATTTTAAAAAAAGAATTACAGCACACATACTTAGAGCACAACTTATTACAAATATGCATATGCGTGGACTTAACTTAGGTGAAATACAATGTGCAACAGGACACGTTAATCAAGCTGTAATTTCATCACGTTATATCAAAACAAATAGTAATTATCATAAACAACTACTAGAAATAGGGAATATGGATCCATTAGAGGCTTTAGACGTTCAAAAAATGAAGAGCGAGATAAAAACACTAACTCAACAAATTTCTGTTCTTAAAATTGATTTCATAAGTAAGGATAATTTAATTAAAGAACAACAAGAAATTATAAACAAATATAAAAATCTATATGGGGAATTGCAAGAATAA
- a CDS encoding excisionase: protein MEKTKLKMPTWKELQLNIKALLIKNDPKTFEEWKTLFQKEFLFKLKKWMRNNNIDFQLIPKYYNVLFYWSFINHRREEELIKLLTKNSFRASRTKLKTDAILKIDLFLEKDNIKYAVQLKNQISNLTSFEKRKIIEFCKKQNLIPVLIIKQQNKYKCFNLSNNSEIELINN from the coding sequence ATGGAAAAAACTAAACTAAAAATGCCCACTTGAAAAGAGCTACAATTAAATATAAAAGCACTTTTAATTAAGAATGATCCTAAAACCTTTGAAGAATGGAAAACGTTATTTCAAAAGGAATTTCTTTTTAAACTTAAAAAATGGATGAGAAATAATAATATCGATTTTCAACTTATACCAAAATACTATAATGTTTTGTTTTATTGGTCTTTTATTAATCACAGAAGAGAAGAAGAATTAATTAAATTACTTACAAAAAATAGTTTTCGAGCTAGTCGTACAAAATTAAAAACTGATGCTATTCTAAAAATAGATTTATTTCTAGAAAAAGATAATATTAAATATGCTGTACAGCTTAAGAATCAAATTAGTAATCTTACAAGCTTCGAAAAACGGAAAATAATCGAATTTTGCAAAAAACAAAATCTAATACCGGTATTAATAATAAAGCAACAAAATAAATATAAATGTTTTAATTTATCTAATAATTCTGAAATAGAATTAATAAATAATTAG
- the cysS gene encoding cysteine--tRNA ligase: MKKYYLCGPTVYNYPHIGNIRPAVTFDIMIRAQRYLGEEVFYLHNITDIDDKIIKKSIEENKSEHEIAKKYEDYYLDLFKSFNLEMPTKIIRVTDSLDDMYKYIQKMIDKGAAYQVGGNVFFDVDKFNKVYGSISNQKIEHLISEENNEYGKKNSKDFALWKETEVGIKYNSPFGLGRPGWHTECSCFIDKFFNGETIDIHGGGIDLIFPHHENENIQHFSIYNNPISKNWIHFGTLNYKNQKMSKSIGNLIFPHDFLKKYNPDTYKLLMLSTNYSKPINLTDQLFISNKSLVDKFIQINNIVQIKEINNEIDNEKVNEVITYIANLNFSHAYKEIMNLSKNELSFNTFLKIMNILGFVFTLNKVSEEDKNLYKKWKNLLNDKKYEEADKLRDILKERKLV; this comes from the coding sequence ATGAAAAAATATTATTTATGTGGTCCTACAGTATATAATTATCCGCACATTGGAAATATTAGACCAGCAGTTACATTTGATATTATGATAAGAGCTCAAAGATATCTAGGAGAAGAAGTTTTTTATCTACACAATATTACCGATATTGATGACAAAATAATAAAAAAATCAATTGAAGAAAACAAAAGCGAACATGAAATAGCTAAAAAATATGAAGATTATTATTTAGATTTATTTAAATCATTCAATCTTGAAATGCCAACAAAAATTATAAGAGTAACAGATTCATTGGATGATATGTACAAATATATTCAAAAAATGATTGATAAAGGTGCTGCTTACCAGGTTGGAGGCAATGTATTTTTTGATGTTGATAAATTTAATAAAGTATATGGATCAATAAGTAATCAAAAAATTGAGCACTTAATTTCAGAAGAAAATAACGAATATGGTAAAAAAAATTCAAAAGATTTTGCATTATGAAAAGAAACTGAAGTAGGAATTAAATATAATAGTCCTTTTGGATTAGGAAGACCTGGATGACATACAGAATGTAGTTGTTTTATTGATAAATTTTTTAACGGTGAAACTATTGATATCCACGGCGGAGGTATTGACCTTATTTTCCCTCACCACGAAAATGAAAACATTCAACATTTTTCTATCTATAATAATCCTATTTCAAAAAATTGAATTCATTTCGGAACTTTAAATTACAAAAATCAAAAAATGTCTAAATCAATAGGTAATTTAATCTTCCCTCATGATTTTTTAAAAAAATATAATCCCGACACATATAAACTATTAATGTTATCTACAAACTACTCAAAACCAATTAATCTAACTGATCAACTTTTTATTTCAAATAAATCATTAGTTGATAAATTTATTCAAATAAACAATATCGTTCAAATTAAAGAAATTAACAATGAAATTGATAATGAGAAAGTAAATGAAGTTATAACATATATAGCAAATTTAAACTTTTCACATGCTTACAAGGAAATAATGAATCTTTCAAAAAATGAACTATCATTTAATACTTTTTTAAAAATAATGAATATATTAGGTTTTGTTTTTACATTAAATAAAGTAAGTGAAGAAGACAAGAATTTATATAAGAAATGAAAGAATTTATTAAATGATAAAAAATATGAGGAAGCTGATAAATTAAGAGATATTTTAAAAGAAAGAAAACTAGTGTAA
- the rlmB gene encoding 23S rRNA (guanosine(2251)-2'-O)-methyltransferase RlmB, producing MKNFIYGKNSVLEAVENNFPINKIYLLKGVENKNIKFKNITYLSMPEMNKIIKGNHQGYIAEIAPFNYYDIHTIIKDKPSSVLILDHIQDPQNFGAIIRSANVFGVKHIIIPKDRCVDITPTVLKISSGGFKNIKVIKVSSLFDAIEFLKKNNFWIYATALNEKAKKLSETNFSFPVALIVGNEGSGVSKTLLKHSDEIIYINQDNESVQSLNVSSATSICLYELFNQKIK from the coding sequence ATGAAAAATTTTATCTATGGAAAAAATTCTGTTTTAGAAGCTGTAGAAAATAACTTCCCTATTAACAAAATTTATTTATTAAAAGGTGTTGAAAATAAAAATATAAAATTTAAAAATATAACTTATCTTTCAATGCCTGAAATGAATAAGATAATAAAAGGCAATCATCAAGGTTATATTGCTGAAATTGCTCCATTTAATTATTATGATATTCATACAATTATCAAAGATAAACCTAGCAGTGTATTAATCTTAGATCATATACAAGATCCTCAAAACTTTGGTGCAATAATTAGATCAGCTAATGTTTTTGGAGTTAAACATATTATCATTCCAAAGGATCGCTGTGTTGATATTACTCCAACTGTCTTAAAGATATCTTCTGGTGGATTTAAAAATATAAAAGTAATTAAAGTTTCAAGTTTATTTGATGCTATTGAATTTTTGAAAAAAAATAATTTCTGAATTTATGCAACTGCCTTAAATGAAAAAGCAAAAAAACTTTCTGAAACAAATTTTAGTTTCCCAGTAGCATTGATAGTAGGAAATGAAGGAAGTGGAGTTTCTAAAACATTATTAAAACACTCTGATGAAATTATTTATATTAATCAAGACAACGAATCGGTTCAATCACTAAATGTTTCTTCGGCAACTTCGATATGTCTTTATGAATTATTCAACCAAAAAATAAAATAG